A single genomic interval of Terriglobus albidus harbors:
- the ileS gene encoding isoleucine--tRNA ligase — protein sequence MSDSPAQKPLKSTLNLPQTAFPMKAGLPQNEPARLQKWIENDLYGQIRAARAGAPKYILHDGPPYANGAIHLGHALNKCIKDFVVKSKTMTGFDSPYVPGWDCHGLPIEIKVDEQLGRKKLEMDAVTVRQQCRDYAQKYVDLQRSQFRRMGVLGRWDDPYLTMSFPYEARIVETFYEFFEHGYVYKGLKPVYWCWHDKTALAEAEVEYEQHTSPSIYVRYRLLSDPADLAPELAGREVYTIIYTTTPWTLPSSLAVAFNPEFDYVALENTDGAVYLVAEALADAVRESCKMPEAKVLTHMKGTALENITFAHPFLHGRTILGVLGDHVTAEQGTGAVHTAPAHGPDDFYTGAKYGLPQTTNVDDAGRIRNGLPEYDGLHIYKANPIILDIIRKNGALLSETEVKHSYPHCWRCHRPVIYRATEQWFIGMETPVKDQHGNETTFRQRALDEIKKVTWDPSWGEERISNMIATRPDWCISRQRIWGVPIAVFLCQSCDHPISDKALNQSIVKLFEKEGADAWYEYPAEQLLSAGTTCIKCGHAAFRKEMDILDVWFESGSSWHAVLETEPELRFPADMYTEGGDQHRGWFHSSLLASVGIRNAAPYKYVATSGWTLDEQRRAFSKSLGNGVDPVLVMDQLGGDIVRLWVASVDFREDVIASVPLMKRLAEEIYRKLRNTFRILLANLYDFNPAEHAVKEFSALEPLDRYMLAKGAEIVAKVRKAYDEFEFHRAYHAINEFCNSDLSAFYIDVLKDRLYTFAPNAPGRRSAQTAIWKITEALVRLVAPVLSFTADEVWEYLPKVEGREASVHIAHFPAPEDLAPANTESLVANWEKLLAVRDTVLLSLEEARKNKQIGKALDASVAVTIPAALKESFDSFGSHFAELCNVSAFRFSVNGDQTPSVEVTPCETLSDITKCERCWRYTNDVASDSRYPTVCARCATALDEIGYEPYTVTQEQPV from the coding sequence ATGTCAGATTCGCCCGCGCAGAAGCCGTTGAAGTCTACCCTGAACCTGCCGCAGACCGCCTTTCCCATGAAGGCCGGCCTTCCGCAGAACGAACCAGCACGCCTCCAGAAGTGGATCGAAAACGACCTCTACGGACAGATTCGTGCCGCCCGCGCCGGCGCGCCGAAGTACATTCTGCATGACGGCCCGCCATACGCCAATGGCGCTATCCACCTTGGCCATGCGCTGAACAAGTGCATCAAGGACTTCGTCGTCAAATCCAAGACGATGACCGGTTTCGACTCCCCCTATGTGCCCGGCTGGGACTGCCACGGCCTGCCGATCGAGATCAAGGTCGACGAGCAGCTTGGCCGCAAGAAGCTGGAAATGGACGCTGTTACCGTTCGCCAGCAGTGCCGCGACTACGCGCAGAAGTATGTGGATCTGCAGCGCTCGCAGTTCCGCCGCATGGGAGTCCTGGGCCGCTGGGATGATCCTTACCTGACGATGAGCTTCCCCTACGAAGCCCGTATCGTCGAGACCTTCTACGAGTTCTTCGAGCACGGCTACGTTTACAAGGGCCTGAAGCCGGTCTACTGGTGCTGGCATGACAAGACAGCCCTGGCCGAGGCCGAGGTGGAGTATGAGCAGCACACCTCTCCCTCGATCTATGTCCGCTACCGGCTCCTCAGCGACCCTGCCGATCTGGCGCCGGAGCTTGCCGGCCGCGAGGTGTACACCATCATCTACACCACCACGCCGTGGACGCTTCCCTCCTCGCTGGCGGTGGCCTTCAATCCGGAGTTCGACTACGTCGCCCTTGAAAACACCGATGGCGCCGTCTACCTGGTTGCGGAAGCGCTCGCCGACGCCGTCCGGGAGTCCTGCAAGATGCCGGAAGCAAAGGTGCTCACCCATATGAAAGGCACGGCGCTGGAGAACATCACCTTTGCGCACCCTTTCCTGCATGGACGCACGATCCTGGGAGTGCTGGGCGATCACGTCACGGCCGAACAGGGTACGGGTGCGGTCCACACCGCCCCGGCGCATGGTCCCGACGACTTCTACACCGGCGCAAAGTACGGCCTGCCGCAGACCACGAATGTCGACGATGCGGGACGGATACGCAACGGCCTGCCGGAGTATGACGGCCTGCACATCTATAAAGCCAACCCCATCATTCTGGACATCATCCGCAAGAACGGAGCATTGCTCTCCGAAACCGAGGTCAAGCACAGCTACCCGCACTGCTGGCGCTGCCACAGGCCGGTAATCTATCGCGCCACGGAACAGTGGTTTATCGGCATGGAGACGCCGGTCAAGGACCAGCACGGTAACGAGACCACCTTCCGCCAGCGCGCGCTGGATGAGATCAAGAAGGTGACCTGGGACCCCTCCTGGGGCGAAGAGCGTATCTCGAACATGATCGCCACCCGCCCCGACTGGTGCATCTCGCGCCAGCGCATCTGGGGTGTGCCCATCGCCGTCTTCCTGTGCCAGAGCTGCGACCACCCCATCAGCGATAAGGCACTCAATCAAAGCATCGTGAAGCTCTTCGAGAAAGAAGGCGCTGATGCCTGGTACGAGTACCCGGCCGAACAACTGCTGTCGGCTGGAACGACCTGTATCAAGTGCGGACACGCGGCCTTCCGCAAGGAGATGGACATCCTCGATGTCTGGTTCGAGTCCGGCTCGTCGTGGCATGCCGTGCTGGAGACTGAGCCGGAGCTCCGCTTCCCTGCCGATATGTACACCGAGGGCGGCGACCAGCATCGTGGCTGGTTCCACTCGTCGCTGCTGGCTTCTGTCGGCATCCGCAACGCCGCACCCTACAAGTACGTCGCTACCAGCGGCTGGACACTGGACGAGCAGCGCCGCGCCTTCTCCAAGTCGCTCGGCAACGGTGTCGATCCTGTCCTTGTGATGGATCAGCTCGGCGGCGACATCGTCCGCCTCTGGGTCGCCTCGGTCGACTTCCGCGAAGACGTCATCGCCTCGGTCCCACTGATGAAGCGCCTCGCGGAAGAGATCTACCGCAAGCTGCGCAACACCTTCCGCATCCTGCTGGCGAATCTGTATGACTTCAACCCCGCGGAACATGCGGTGAAGGAGTTCAGCGCCCTCGAACCACTCGACCGGTACATGTTGGCCAAGGGAGCCGAGATCGTCGCCAAGGTGCGCAAAGCCTACGACGAATTCGAGTTCCATCGTGCCTATCACGCCATCAACGAGTTCTGTAACTCTGACCTGAGCGCGTTCTATATCGATGTTCTGAAGGACCGTCTCTACACCTTCGCGCCCAACGCCCCAGGACGCCGCAGCGCCCAGACCGCGATCTGGAAGATCACGGAGGCCCTGGTTCGCCTGGTCGCTCCGGTCCTCTCGTTCACCGCGGATGAGGTGTGGGAGTACCTGCCGAAGGTCGAGGGCCGCGAAGCCAGCGTCCACATCGCGCATTTCCCCGCTCCGGAAGACCTCGCTCCAGCCAATACTGAGAGCCTGGTTGCGAACTGGGAGAAGTTGCTTGCCGTTCGTGACACGGTTCTGCTGTCGCTCGAAGAGGCAAGAAAGAACAAGCAGATTGGTAAAGCGCTCGATGCCAGCGTTGCCGTAACCATTCCGGCAGCGTTGAAAGAAAGCTTCGATAGCTTCGGTTCTCACTTCGCTGAGCTGTGCAATGTGTCGGCATTCCGGTTCTCGGTGAATGGCGATCAAACACCGTCGGTAGAAGTAACACCATGCGAAACGCTCTCCGACATCACAAAGTGCGAGCGTTGCTGGCGCTACACCAATGATGTTGCATCCGATAGCCGTTATCCGACCGTCTGCGCTCGCTGCGCAACGGCACTCGACGAGATCGGCTACGAACCGTATACCGTGACTCAGGAGCAGCCTGTCTAA
- a CDS encoding energy transducer TonB: protein MANTVLTPPGLDPKNDGQFDARKSAEPIFGTELQTTEENVFTSLWASLKDVFFPEKLPPLQLQSKPIAVVDRMKVKRDPKSTAIAAVVHVLVILAIVWIVKNKVVQIMAKPIVSNVDMSKVPPPVSLKAAERMGGGGGQRGPTPVTKGRLPEFADKQIVPPNKPPIEEPKIHIQPTIEVQKDLKMSNVNMPNFGMPNAPAVGVSSMGNGEGTGIGSGKGSGLGPGSGGNYGGGVRKIGNGVLAPQLIYGPEPEFSEEARKAKFQGEVIVSLIVDTQGRPQRVRVPRPVGMGLDDKAIEAVKQYRFKPATENGVPVAVELAVAVNFQIF, encoded by the coding sequence ATGGCGAATACTGTTTTGACGCCACCGGGACTCGATCCTAAGAACGATGGTCAGTTCGACGCCCGTAAGAGCGCCGAGCCTATTTTCGGGACAGAACTCCAGACTACGGAAGAAAACGTGTTTACCTCGCTATGGGCGAGCCTGAAGGACGTCTTTTTCCCGGAGAAGCTGCCTCCGCTCCAATTGCAATCAAAACCGATTGCGGTCGTCGACCGCATGAAGGTCAAACGTGATCCCAAGTCTACGGCCATAGCAGCGGTGGTGCATGTGCTGGTGATCCTTGCCATCGTCTGGATTGTGAAGAACAAGGTCGTCCAGATCATGGCGAAGCCCATCGTCAGCAACGTCGACATGTCGAAGGTGCCCCCGCCCGTCTCGCTGAAGGCAGCGGAACGTATGGGCGGCGGCGGCGGCCAGCGTGGTCCGACGCCAGTCACCAAAGGCAGACTTCCGGAGTTCGCTGATAAGCAGATTGTTCCTCCGAACAAGCCTCCCATCGAAGAGCCGAAGATCCATATTCAGCCGACAATTGAGGTCCAGAAAGACCTGAAGATGTCGAATGTGAATATGCCGAACTTCGGTATGCCGAATGCTCCCGCGGTCGGAGTCTCCTCTATGGGTAATGGCGAGGGAACTGGTATCGGTTCTGGCAAAGGATCGGGTCTCGGACCGGGATCGGGCGGGAACTATGGTGGCGGCGTCAGAAAGATCGGCAATGGTGTTCTCGCGCCGCAGTTGATCTACGGCCCGGAGCCTGAGTTCAGCGAAGAAGCCCGTAAGGCTAAGTTCCAGGGCGAAGTCATTGTCAGCCTGATCGTTGATACCCAGGGACGCCCGCAACGCGTTCGTGTCCCGCGCCCGGTCGGCATGGGACTAGACGACAAGGCCATTGAAGCTGTGAAGCAATACCGCTTCAAGCCTGCCACTGAAAATGGCGTTCCCGTAGCGGTAGAACTCGCGGTCGCCGTGAACTTCCAGATCTTCTAA
- a CDS encoding UdgX family uracil-DNA binding protein (This protein belongs to the uracil DNA glycosylase superfamily, members of which act in excision repair of DNA. However, it belongs more specifically to UdgX branch, whose founding member was found to bind uracil in DNA (where it does not belong), without cleaving it, appears to promote DNA repair by a pathway involving RecA, rather than base excision.) — MPKTATNGAAAFVPGDRSLPVLRKAVQQCHGCDLYRHATQAVFGELETHEDATRPKVAMMMIGEQPGDQEDRQGRPFVGPAGKLLDQCLDEARIDRDAVYVTNTVKHFKWEPRGKLRIHKKPGMQEIRACRPWLQAELETVRPRLIVCLGAVAAQSLLGSKFRLTQAHGEIEEVKGLPPIIATLHPSAVLRARTDEDRHRSREILVADLKRAADYLKHPQRYNKCSMIKAPRQQLPAMLAAPQTALPGDNPRAMVTKKFGLEDLEVHGDREFYRYGNAIFSGRLEAVLLHSFNGLVV; from the coding sequence ATGCCGAAAACTGCAACCAACGGTGCTGCTGCGTTCGTCCCTGGAGATCGCAGCTTGCCTGTACTTCGTAAGGCGGTACAACAATGTCACGGATGCGATCTCTACCGCCATGCGACTCAGGCCGTATTCGGCGAGCTTGAAACTCATGAGGACGCCACACGCCCGAAGGTTGCGATGATGATGATCGGTGAACAGCCAGGCGACCAGGAGGATAGGCAGGGACGACCATTTGTTGGTCCTGCCGGCAAATTGCTCGATCAGTGTCTTGATGAAGCACGGATCGATCGCGACGCCGTATACGTCACCAATACCGTCAAGCATTTCAAATGGGAGCCTCGCGGAAAGCTCCGCATCCACAAGAAGCCCGGCATGCAGGAGATCCGAGCCTGCCGGCCGTGGCTACAGGCCGAACTGGAGACGGTGCGACCGCGATTGATTGTCTGCCTGGGGGCCGTTGCCGCACAGTCGTTACTCGGCTCAAAGTTCAGGCTCACACAGGCGCATGGAGAGATTGAAGAGGTAAAGGGGCTACCTCCGATTATCGCGACCTTACATCCCTCGGCAGTCCTTCGAGCGCGAACGGATGAAGACCGGCATCGCAGCCGGGAGATCCTCGTTGCGGACCTCAAACGGGCCGCAGATTATTTGAAGCATCCCCAACGGTACAACAAATGCAGCATGATCAAGGCACCGCGACAGCAGCTGCCTGCAATGCTGGCAGCTCCACAAACAGCATTGCCCGGGGATAATCCCCGGGCAATGGTCACAAAAAAGTTCGGTTTAGAAGATCTGGAAGTTCACGGCGACCGCGAGTTCTACCGCTACGGGAACGCCATTTTCAGTGGCAGGCTTGAAGCGGTATTGCTTCACAGCTTCAATGGCCTTGTCGTCTAG
- a CDS encoding Gfo/Idh/MocA family protein, whose protein sequence is MMNRRKFLQGAGALGGLMIVKPSVAFSYAANSTVQYALLGCGKRGTSVATSFAKNTQARIVALGDIFPDQLAKGKQHFDQVNASLGFAPIDDKMTFHGWEAYKALAANPNVDAVQISTPPFFHVEHMDALTAGGKHVYCEKPVGVDIPQTRRALEIAKRVGNKVSVSVGFQIRSAPPFVEVVKRIHDGQIGKIASLSGHYNAPTATYPDRGSMPQDEQRLRNWLWDKTLSGDILLEQNIHVIDVCNWVMQAHPVKATARASRKVLQNFGNINDNYEVIFTYPNGAEFVFSSTQFNSAGYFDVKETIFGSEGLAEMPYKGALGIQGLKPWTWAGSDQTTNAKFAADGAFSDNLAEADKKKDQSFIESITENKFQNQIAAGVESARSCMLARKAAETGRIVTWEEIEADKEEYKLGLDLRKYV, encoded by the coding sequence ATGATGAATCGCAGAAAGTTTTTGCAGGGTGCAGGAGCTCTGGGCGGTCTGATGATCGTGAAACCCAGTGTCGCTTTCAGTTACGCAGCAAATTCGACCGTGCAGTATGCCCTGCTGGGCTGCGGCAAACGCGGCACGTCGGTCGCGACCTCGTTTGCGAAGAATACTCAGGCGCGCATCGTCGCGCTGGGCGACATCTTCCCTGATCAGCTTGCCAAGGGTAAGCAGCACTTTGACCAGGTCAATGCATCGCTCGGTTTCGCACCAATCGACGATAAGATGACCTTCCACGGGTGGGAGGCTTACAAGGCGCTGGCGGCTAATCCGAACGTCGACGCGGTCCAGATCTCCACGCCTCCCTTCTTCCATGTCGAACACATGGATGCTCTCACCGCCGGCGGCAAGCACGTCTACTGCGAAAAGCCTGTCGGCGTCGATATTCCCCAGACACGGCGTGCCCTTGAGATCGCGAAACGGGTCGGCAACAAAGTGAGCGTCTCCGTCGGCTTCCAGATTCGCTCAGCTCCTCCCTTTGTCGAGGTTGTAAAGCGAATCCACGACGGGCAGATCGGAAAGATCGCTTCACTCAGCGGTCATTACAACGCTCCGACCGCCACTTATCCTGACCGCGGTTCAATGCCGCAGGACGAGCAACGCCTGCGGAACTGGCTGTGGGATAAGACACTCTCCGGCGATATCCTGCTCGAGCAGAACATTCACGTCATCGACGTCTGCAACTGGGTGATGCAGGCTCATCCCGTAAAGGCCACGGCACGAGCCAGCCGCAAGGTCCTTCAGAACTTCGGCAATATCAATGACAACTATGAGGTGATCTTCACCTATCCCAATGGAGCCGAGTTTGTCTTCAGCTCGACGCAGTTCAACTCCGCCGGGTACTTCGATGTGAAGGAGACGATCTTCGGCTCTGAGGGACTTGCTGAGATGCCATATAAGGGCGCGCTCGGTATTCAGGGATTGAAGCCGTGGACCTGGGCCGGCAGCGACCAGACAACGAACGCCAAGTTCGCAGCCGATGGCGCCTTCAGCGACAACCTGGCTGAAGCAGACAAGAAGAAAGACCAGAGCTTCATTGAAAGCATCACCGAAAACAAGTTCCAGAACCAGATCGCTGCCGGCGTCGAAAGCGCCCGTAGTTGCATGTTGGCTCGCAAAGCTGCCGAAACAGGACGCATTGTGACCTGGGAAGAGATCGAAGCTGACAAGGAAGAGTACAAGCTGGGCCTTGATCTTCGAAAGTACGTCTAA
- a CDS encoding sugar phosphate isomerase/epimerase family protein, with amino-acid sequence MFATQQKREEMSTERRTFLKQATAAAVGVAAGGMAPTTLFAQSTTRKQPGYAPMELGLLIKPSPDPEAKIRLVRDLGFKTCFLSLDGYLNNFTPALTKQMADLLDKYQVIATTAEVVNPQPLKWNFTEGPATIGLVPRAYRKARLDALKQCSDFAKTLGIDKVQTHCGFIPEDPKDALYPETVAAIREITEHCAANGQSFLMETGQETPTTMLRMLKDVNNPALGVGLDTANLILYGKANPVDALKVLGPYVRAMHAKDGKWPTDPDQLGKEVRIGEGEVDFPKVLSMLHDLGYKGAVSIERETSGPQQVEDVKAEKLYLEGILNKIKKA; translated from the coding sequence ATGTTTGCAACGCAGCAGAAACGGGAAGAGATGTCGACTGAACGCCGTACCTTTCTCAAGCAGGCCACTGCGGCTGCCGTCGGTGTAGCCGCCGGTGGAATGGCCCCTACAACGCTCTTCGCACAGAGCACTACGCGGAAACAACCCGGGTATGCACCCATGGAGCTTGGCCTGCTTATCAAGCCATCTCCGGATCCCGAAGCGAAGATTCGCCTGGTCCGCGATCTCGGTTTCAAAACCTGCTTCCTCTCGCTCGACGGCTATCTGAACAACTTCACGCCCGCACTGACAAAGCAGATGGCAGATCTCCTGGATAAGTATCAGGTGATTGCGACGACAGCCGAAGTCGTGAATCCCCAACCGCTCAAATGGAACTTCACGGAAGGCCCCGCCACCATTGGTCTGGTACCGCGAGCCTACCGTAAGGCCAGACTCGATGCGCTGAAACAGTGCTCCGACTTTGCCAAGACACTTGGCATCGACAAGGTTCAGACACACTGTGGGTTTATTCCTGAGGACCCCAAGGACGCGCTTTATCCGGAGACTGTTGCCGCCATTCGCGAGATCACCGAGCACTGCGCTGCCAATGGCCAAAGCTTTCTGATGGAGACTGGGCAGGAGACGCCCACAACCATGTTGCGCATGCTGAAGGACGTAAACAATCCCGCGCTTGGTGTTGGGCTTGATACCGCGAATCTGATTCTTTACGGTAAGGCCAATCCTGTAGACGCACTCAAGGTCCTTGGGCCCTATGTTCGTGCCATGCATGCCAAGGACGGCAAATGGCCGACTGATCCAGACCAGCTTGGCAAAGAGGTGCGCATCGGCGAAGGCGAGGTTGATTTCCCGAAGGTTCTATCGATGCTGCATGACCTTGGCTATAAAGGCGCGGTCAGCATCGAACGTGAGACCTCCGGACCGCAGCAGGTCGAGGACGTAAAAGCCGAAAAGCTGTATCTCGAAGGCATCCTCAACAAGATCAAGAAGGCATAG
- a CDS encoding ROK family protein, which translates to MPFCSACRPEKLSLKVPFQSAKTSIIAALLQYDRLSRLELSELTGVSPAGITEVTQKLLQQELLAETPSIDPPGREKRRGRPPVQLSLQPGHSCFAGINIGEGEMVLAITDLKGAVLEQRHVPAVDSLSEIPEAVRATFLAALRHASIPRTRVRGTGIAVAGIVDADQGVCRYSAALDWRDVPIARIIGEALELQAWADNDANAIAIGEHIFGDAREYDHFSSIVLGRTIGSAHYMHGILYRGHDGSAGEIGHISVDPHGTLCRCGRNGCLDTIAGGSALRQAAHEKGLVIESMRDLEDLAMHGDRNAVQLLRCAGKALGSAIASLVHINNPQAVLFTDLEGFENGVFRTAIRQGIENSILPRYLGSTEIRFTTADPVSLPRSAASIAAFNYLMSL; encoded by the coding sequence GTGCCGTTTTGTTCCGCCTGCCGTCCGGAGAAGCTGTCGTTGAAGGTGCCGTTTCAATCCGCGAAGACCTCAATCATCGCAGCCTTGCTGCAATACGATCGTCTCTCAAGGCTCGAGCTGAGTGAGCTTACGGGCGTCAGTCCAGCCGGCATCACCGAGGTCACCCAGAAGCTTCTTCAGCAGGAACTTCTGGCGGAGACTCCGTCCATCGATCCGCCTGGCCGCGAAAAACGTCGTGGCCGTCCACCGGTTCAGCTCTCCCTTCAACCTGGGCATTCCTGCTTTGCCGGCATCAATATTGGCGAAGGCGAGATGGTGCTCGCGATTACGGACCTGAAGGGAGCGGTTCTGGAACAACGCCACGTTCCGGCGGTTGATTCCCTCTCAGAGATTCCCGAAGCAGTTCGTGCGACGTTCCTCGCCGCGCTACGCCATGCCTCGATTCCGCGCACCAGAGTGCGTGGCACTGGCATCGCCGTGGCAGGAATCGTCGATGCCGACCAAGGCGTGTGCCGTTACTCCGCCGCATTGGACTGGCGTGATGTTCCCATCGCCCGCATCATCGGAGAGGCTCTGGAACTGCAGGCATGGGCTGACAACGATGCTAACGCAATTGCCATTGGAGAACATATCTTCGGCGATGCTCGGGAGTACGATCACTTCTCTTCGATCGTGCTGGGACGTACCATTGGCTCCGCCCACTATATGCACGGCATTCTGTACCGCGGACACGACGGCAGCGCCGGCGAGATTGGGCATATCTCGGTCGATCCACATGGAACACTCTGCCGCTGTGGCCGTAATGGATGTCTCGATACCATTGCCGGCGGTTCTGCGCTGCGGCAGGCCGCTCATGAGAAAGGCCTGGTGATTGAGAGCATGCGTGACCTGGAAGACCTGGCCATGCATGGTGACCGCAACGCCGTGCAACTGCTGCGCTGCGCAGGCAAAGCTCTCGGTTCAGCCATTGCATCGCTGGTCCACATCAATAATCCGCAAGCAGTGCTCTTCACAGACCTGGAAGGGTTTGAGAATGGTGTCTTCCGCACAGCCATCCGCCAGGGAATCGAAAACAGTATCCTTCCCCGCTATCTCGGTTCTACCGAGATTCGTTTCACCACCGCAGATCCGGTGTCGTTGCCGCGAAGCGCGGCTTCCATCGCAGCTTTTAACTACCTGATGTCGTTATAG